In the genome of Bryobacteraceae bacterium, one region contains:
- a CDS encoding FmdB family zinc ribbon protein: MPLYEYRCQKCDSVFEVMQKFSDEPLTEHAGCGGTVERLLSAPALQFKGTGWYVTDYARSGGGSRSESKSAEKKESKSTSGSDSGGSKSSSPDSPAKS; encoded by the coding sequence ATGCCACTGTACGAATACCGTTGCCAGAAGTGCGACAGCGTCTTTGAAGTGATGCAGAAGTTTTCCGACGAGCCGCTCACCGAACATGCCGGGTGCGGCGGAACCGTCGAAAGGCTGCTGTCGGCCCCGGCTCTTCAGTTCAAGGGCACTGGATGGTACGTCACCGACTACGCCAGATCCGGTGGCGGATCACGGTCCGAGAGCAAGTCGGCGGAGAAGAAGGAATCGAAGTCCACCTCCGGTTCGGACTCGGGCGGCTCGAAGTCTTCCTCGCCGGACTCGCCGGCGAAATCCTGA